Proteins co-encoded in one Camelus bactrianus isolate YW-2024 breed Bactrian camel chromosome 6, ASM4877302v1, whole genome shotgun sequence genomic window:
- the LOC105064656 gene encoding ribonuclease 7-like, translating to MALARAGFYPLLLLLLLGLWVVEDPVSAKPSHMTSAQWFEAQHVQPRPKRCSAAMGNINKYSRRCKGFNTFLHESFSSVAATCQTPITACKNGHKNCHQSQKPATLTTCKLTSGRYPNCRYKEKQLVAPYIVACDPPQKGDSGHLKLVPVHLDKVL from the coding sequence ATGGCACTGGCCAGAGCAGGATTCTACCCTCTGCTTCTGCTCCTGCTGCTGGGGCTCTGGGTGGTGGAGGACCCAGTCAGCGCCAAGCCCAGTCACATGACCTCGGCTCAGTGGTTTGAAGCTCAGCACGTGCAGCCCAGGCCTAAGAGATGCAGCGCTGCCATGGGCAACATCAACAAGTACTCCAGACGCTGCAAAGGCTTCAACACCTTCCTGCATGAATCCTTCTCCAGCGTGGCTGCCACCTGTCAGACCCCCATCACAGCCTGCAAAAATGGCCATAAAAACTGCCACCAGAGCCAGAAACCTGCAACCCTGACTACGTGTAAGCTCACCTCTGGCCGGTACCCAAACTGCAGGTACAAAGAGAAGCAACTGGTGGCTCCTTACATCGTGGCCTGTGACCCTCCCCAGAAAGGGGATTCTGGACACTTGAAGCTGGTTCCCGTGCACTTGGACAAAGTCCTTTAG